TGGCGAACCTGGTGGAAGCCAGCGCCCCGCCCAGCGCCCCGAGCGCAACGAGAGTGTTCAACAGACCGTAGCCTCCGGCACCGACGTCGAACACGTTGTTGGCGTAGGCGGCCATCAGCACGGCAAGGCTCAACCCAAATACCGCAAAGACGGCGGCCATGATGGCGGGAAAGACGATGGTTGGCTTGTGCAAGGCATACCGGACACCTTCCATCAGCTGGCCCTTGGCACGCTTCACCGGCGGCATTTGCACCAGTTCATTGGCGCGGATCCGCGACAAAGAGATAACCGTGATGGTGCAGGCCAGCGCATTCGCGGCGAAGGCCCAGCCCCCGCCCACAGCCATGATCAGCACGCCGCTGACGGCCGGGCCCACCATGCCGCCCATTTGGAAGATGGAGGAGTTCAAGCTGATGGCGTTGCGTAGTTGCCGCGGTCCCACGAGTTCGTTGACGAAGACCTGGCGGGCAGGCTGGTCCGCCACCACCACCAGACCCAGGACAAAGGCGATGACGTAGATATGCCAGACCTCAAGGTGCCCGGTGAGCGCCAGGACCGCCATGATGGCGGCCAGAATCCCCGCGGCGCTTTGGCTGATCATCAGGATCAGGCGCTTGGAGTACCTGTCGGCCAGGATGCCTCCCAGCGGCATGAGTACAAGGGAGGGGATGAATTGCATGAAGACGGTAATGCCGACGGCGGTCACCGAACCGGAAAGTTCCAGCACCATCCAGTCCTGGGCCACCCGTTGCATCCACACTGCAATGACCGCCAGCAGGTT
This region of Arthrobacter alpinus genomic DNA includes:
- a CDS encoding MFS transporter encodes the protein MTPPPATQHAAQPSATHTAPLNTVTTRPPWNQTFSSLKIRNYRIFASANLLAVIAVWMQRVAQDWMVLELSGSVTAVGITVFMQFIPSLVLMPLGGILADRYSKRLILMISQSAAGILAAIMAVLALTGHLEVWHIYVIAFVLGLVVVADQPARQVFVNELVGPRQLRNAISLNSSIFQMGGMVGPAVSGVLIMAVGGGWAFAANALACTITVISLSRIRANELVQMPPVKRAKGQLMEGVRYALHKPTIVFPAIMAAVFAVFGLSLAVLMAAYANNVFDVGAGGYGLLNTLVALGALGGALASTRFATLRLRSVMMAAGAYGVVLMIASTAPSMASFGAVMVVAGFCSLLFLTSANQLVQMSTNVSIRGRVMSLYIMVLIGGQALGGPLMGWLAEHWGVQWAMLVAGGMPALAAVVIGLVLAKRGQLTLKVNLRSARRLVFIVPRATGQEPV